A single genomic interval of Helianthus annuus cultivar XRQ/B chromosome 13, HanXRQr2.0-SUNRISE, whole genome shotgun sequence harbors:
- the LOC110901115 gene encoding uncharacterized protein LOC110901115, whose amino-acid sequence MDRNNPIKEKLKTEAWDKFATWAYSVGLPFNAVCDESFQDMINAIGEYGRGMPAPSYYNIRVSLMKRKLEETKAFVDSFRPHWEEYKCSIMSDFWTDGKGRCLINFLVNCPFGTVFLKSIDASEHVKSADLIVKMINEVIIEVGEANIVQFITDNGSNFKSAGGILQEQHPRMFWTPCAAHCVNLMIQDIAEKIPKIKTTLTDARAIVVFIYNHERILNLMRKLTKNKELHRSCVTRFATQFYTIQSVHENRHHIQVLFVSEEWRKSSFSKTVAGKRVERIAGKTEFWDSIQLACQVLAPLVDVIRLVDTEEKPSMGYIYDAMVRAKEQITKNVTDVKLVHKIKSMIQARWTDQLHHPLHAAGYYLNLAILHGENSKDKKKERGSFDGTLRDIWWRTYGIDTPLLQSFAISVLSQTCSASPSERSWSTFDNLHSKKRNCLLQQKLNDLVFIQYNPRLQRRFNSLKANRSLDPILLRDVEENDDWVTPTQDELQDFVQGTDGLRWTDVREAMGGNEEVGPSTRTKRSRYRDDDDDVPINVEDDLNVQLDEMVDVDSEEDFMSYD is encoded by the exons ATGGATAGAAATAATCCAATAAAAGAGAAGTTAAAGACGGAAGCTTGGGATAAATTTGCAACTTGGGCTTATTCGGTTGGTTTACCTTTCAATGCCGTATGTGATGAAAGTTTCCAAGATATGATCAATGCCATTGGAGAATATGGAAGAG GTATGCCAGCTCCATCTTATTATAATATTCGTGTGTCATTGATGAAACGAAAGTTGGAAGAAACGAAAGCATTTGTGGATTCGTTTCGGCCACATTGGGAAGAATATAAGTGTAGCATCATGTCCGATTTTTGGACAGACGGGAAAGGAAGGTGTTTGATAAACTTCCTAGTCAATTGTCCTTTTGGAACGGTATTTTTGAAATCAATTGATGCATCGGAGCATGTGAAGAGTGCTGATTTAATTGTGAAGATGATAAATGAGGTGATAATAGAAGTTGGAGAGGCGAACATTGTGCAG TTCATTACAGATAACGGGTCAAACTTTAAATCTGCTGGAGGGATTTTACAAGAACAACATCCTAGGATGTTTTGGACTCCTTGTGCAGCACATTGTGTGAACCTCATGATTCAAGATATTGCTGAGAAAATACCAAAGATAAAGACTACCCTGACTGATGCAAGAGCAATTGTGGTTTTCATTTATAACCACGAAAGGATTCTTAATCTAATGAGGAAGTTGACGAAAAACAAAGAGTTGCACAGGTCTTGTGTAACTAGGTTTGCAACTCAGTTTTATACCATTCAGAGTGTCCACGAGAATCGACATCATATTCAAGTATTGTTTGTCTCTGAAGAATGGAGGAAAAGTAGTTTTTCAAAGACAGTGGCTGGAAAGAGAGTCGAGCGAATAGCGGGAAAAACGGAATTTTGGGACAGCATACAACTAGCTTGTCAAGTGCTAGCTCCTTTGGTTGATGTGATTAGATTGGTTGATACGGAAGAGAAGCCAAGTATGGGTTATATCTATGATGCAATGGTTAGAGCAAAGGAGCAAATCACGAAAAATGTAACTGATGTAAAACTTGTCCATAAAATTAAAAGTATGATTCAAGCAAGATGGACCGACCAACTTCATCACCCGTTACATGCAG CTGGATATTACTTGAACCTCGCTATTTTACATGGGGAAAATTCgaaagataaaaaaaaagaaCGCGGAAGTTTTGACGGGACTTTACGAG ATATATGGTGGCGTACATATGGGATCGACACACCTTTGCTCCAATCATTTGCTATTAGTGTCCTCAGTCAAACTTGTAGCGCTTCACCTTCTGAACGCAGTTGGAGTACATTTGACAAT TTACACTCAAAGAAAAGAAATTGTCTTTTGCAACAAAAACTCAATGATCTTGTATTCATTCAATACAACCCAAGGTTACAAAGGCGCTTCAACTCATTAAAAGCCAACAGATCTTTGGATCCCATTTTGTTGAGAGATGTAGAGGAAAATGATGATTGGGTTACACCAACACAAGATGAGCTTCAAGACTTTGTTCAGGGTACAGATGGTCTTCGTTGGACGGATGTACGAGAGGCCATGGGAGGAAACGAAGAAGTTGGGCCAAGTACTAGGACCAAAAGATCACGCTatagagatgatgatgatgatgttccaATCAATGTGGAAGATGATCTTAATGTACAATTGGATGAGATGGTTGATGTGGACTCGGAGGAAGATTTTATGTCTTATGATTAG
- the LOC110901117 gene encoding protein FAR1-RELATED SEQUENCE 5-like, producing MASNTLADGGDDAPNYQLRGVEQVSPNTGTKRYIPDSPSSLTPAEGMLFDTVDDAYNFYKTYAEAGGWTGQKDFRLVDTLVEQPSDRWVRRVPSKRTGCQAAIRIKLTDAKKYLLYHFTEAHNHDFVHEEDLHLLKENRGINRAHEEMINKMSHLNIGPVRAFNIMKEVYGRFDKVGATKVDFKNFKKELNLFIGEFDAEMFIKRLMRKKEFLPNFSCEYETTDEGVLKCIFGPDMKRNYYMFGDVISFDATYKRNKYNMMFVPFTGMDNHNRNVTLGAAILGSETAETYSWLLRAIKNAYGYAPPVIVTDQDPAMKRAIADVWPESMHRLCMWHIMDKLTTKVGAALCSNTDFRKRLSAVVWTDSLLPEAFEAEWAAILNDFGLTDHEWLTYIYGLRESWIPAYYREEEMSGLMWTSSRSESENHFFGKISNPKCTLVEFLSHFDTAIEAQRHEHRKNDHDTRYTNPGEWSDFVLEKQAAQIYTRTIFLDVQLEIQHDIHRCTSVRLDDVGDFIKFFIKDLDQPCSSFFEVMIREEDVTVKCICNRFEQFGLLCSHIFCVLRILDVREFPKQYILRRWTREAVPNSSSGSILTDGGDPDRSEEVNRCVRAISHATEYVVNKLISKFDKLSDFRDHIKQFMSVADEAQINAPPKTRRNRFAELLGVAPESTATIRVPVGTRFKGCGSHKRLKSQKERAISQSGSKRRQCSLCKKYGHNRVTCWKYTVAVPEAGASRNVEGNEDTIREGDAATVVEGDGPGSNDADDEFYTSGNDADMDDEDMAE from the exons ATGGCTTCGAACACACTTGCTGATGGTGGAGATG ATGCACCTAATTACCAATTACGTGGTGTTGAACAAGTCTCTCCAAACACTGGAACAAAGAGATATATTCCAGATTCACCCTCTTCGTTGACGCCAGCAGAGGGCATGTTATTCGACACAGTTGATGACGcgtataacttttataaaacttaCGCAGAAGCGGGCGGTTGGACT GGTCAAAAAGACTTTCGACTGGTCGATACTTTAGTCGAACAGCCGTCTGATAGGTGGGTACGTAGGGTACCATCCAAAAGGACCGGCTGCCAAGCTGCGATCAGAATAAAGCTTACCGATGCTAAGAAGTATTTGCTGTATCATTTTACAGAGGCGCACAACCATGATTTTGTGCATGAAGAAGATTTACATCTTCTCAAGGAAAACAGGGGTATTAATCGTGCACACGAAGAGATGATAAACAAGATGTCACATCTCAACATTGGTCCTGTTCGTGCATTTAACATTATGAAGGAAGTGTATGGTAGGTTCGACAAAGTTGGTGCGACCAAAGTCGattttaaaaatttcaagaaaGAATTAAATCTTTTTATCGGAGAGTTTGATGCGGAAATGTTTATCAAGCGACTGATGAGGAAAAAGGAGTTTTTACCGAACTTCTCTTGTGAATATGAAACGACAGACGAAGGTGTGTTGAAGTGCATTTTTGGGCCGGATATGAAGAGGAATTATTATATGTTTGGGGACGTTATATCATTTGATGCTACCTACAAGCGTAACAA gtaTAACATGATGTTTGTCCCTTTCACTGGGATGGATAATCATAATAGGAACGTGACACTTGGTGCTGCAATTCTCGGTTCTGAAACGGCAGAGACGTATAGCTGGTTACTTAGGGCGATCAAGAACGCATATGGGTACGCGCCTCCCGTAATCGTTACTGACCAAGACCCTGCGATGAAAAGGGCTATAGCGGATGTTTGGCCTGAGTCGATGCATCGGCTATGTATGTGGCATATCATGGATAAACTCACTACAAAG GTCGGGGCTGCCCTGTGTTCAAATACAGATTTCAGGAAAAGATTGTCTGCAGTTGTTTGGACTGATTCTCTATTGCCCGAAGCGTTTGAGGCTGAATGGGCAGCTATTTTAAATGATTTCGGTTTAACCGACCATGAATGGCTGACGTATATATACGGGCTACGTGAATCATGGATTCCAGCTTACTATCGCGAGGAAGAAATGTCTGGTCTTATGTGGACATCATCTAGGTCCGAAAGCGAGAATCACTTTTTTGGCAAGATTAGCAATCCAAAGTGCACGTTGGTTGAATTTCTTAGCCACTTCGACACGGCTATTGAAGCGCAAAGGCACGAGCATCGAAAAAATGATCATGACACTCGATACACCAACCCTGGAGAGTGGAGTGATTTTGTTCTCGAGAAGCAAGCAGCTCAGATATATACCAGAACTATATTTTTGGATGTTCAACTCGAGATTCAACATGATATTCATCGCTGTACTAGTGTCAGATTAGATGACGTCGGTGATTTCATTAAGTTTTTCATAAAGGATCTCGATCAGCCATGTTCTTCGTTTTTCGAG GTTATGATACGCGAGGAGGATGTTACTGTTAAGTGTATCTGCAATAGGTTTGAGCAGTTTGGATTGTTGTGCAGTCATATTTTCTGCGTGTTACGGATTCTTGATGTAAGGGAGTTTCCGAAACAATATATATTGAGGCGTTGGACGCGTGAAGCTGTTCCAAATAGTTCCTCCGGGTCCATTCTTACGGATGGTGGAGATCCAGATCGTAGTGAGGAGGTTAACCGTTGTGTTCGTGCGATTAGTCACGCAACTGAGTATGTTGTGAACAAGTTGATTTCAAAATTTGATAAGTTGTCTGATTTTCGTGATCATATCAAGCAGTTTATGTCAGTCGCTGATGAAGCTCAAATAAATGCACCTCCCAAGACACGACGTAATCGATTTGCTGAACTGCTAGGAGTTGCTCCAGAGAGCACGGCCACTATCCGTGTTCCAGTTGGTACCAGGTTCAAGGGTTGTGGTTCTCATAAACGCCTTAAATCTCAAAAGGAGCGAGCCATAAGTCAGTCTGGAAGTAAACGTCGTCAATGTTCATTATGTAAAAAATACGGTCATAATAGAGTAACGTGTTGGAAATACACCGTGGCTGTGCCTGAGGCAGGTGCTTCGCGGAATGTTGAAGGTAATGAAGATACAATTCGCGAAGGAGATGCTGCTACAGTTGTTGAAGGTGATGGTCCTGGGTCGAACGATGCTGATGATGAGTTTTACACATCTGGAAACGATGCAGATATGGATGATGAGGACATGGCAGAGTAG